In one window of Fervidobacterium thailandense DNA:
- a CDS encoding lysine exporter LysO family protein yields MQAVILLSAVVLGLVFGRIFRFTLPDWSTEVILYALVFAVGLDLSKERIERRFLKNITIAVFSTLFGTLSFVLLSSLFLPLKKLEILAAASGFGWYSLSAILITSSYSAYLGSISFFSNVLRELLGIVLVPFGMKVSKLGTISVAGATSMDTLLGLVASYSDRETALISFGHGFIVSMLVPVMVNFFLGLLK; encoded by the coding sequence GTGCAGGCGGTGATACTTCTTTCCGCTGTTGTGCTTGGACTCGTCTTTGGTAGGATCTTTCGTTTCACGTTACCAGATTGGTCGACGGAGGTAATCCTCTACGCACTCGTCTTTGCTGTTGGTCTGGATTTAAGCAAGGAGAGGATTGAGCGCAGATTTTTGAAAAACATAACGATAGCCGTATTTTCTACGCTATTTGGTACACTCTCTTTCGTCTTACTGTCTTCGCTTTTTCTCCCGTTGAAAAAGCTCGAAATATTGGCAGCCGCTTCGGGCTTTGGCTGGTACAGTCTTTCGGCGATTCTCATCACGAGTTCTTACAGTGCCTACCTCGGTAGCATCTCGTTCTTTTCGAACGTTTTGAGGGAGCTCTTGGGTATTGTTCTTGTACCGTTTGGTATGAAAGTATCGAAATTGGGAACAATCTCCGTTGCCGGTGCGACATCCATGGACACGTTGCTCGGGTTGGTTGCATCCTACTCGGATCGTGAGACGGCATTGATTTCGTTCGGCCACGGATTTATCGTGTCAATGCTGGTACCGGTAATGGTTAATTTTTTCCTCGGGCTCTTAAAATAA